The window CTATAGTAGTTGATGAATATGGAGGAACAGCCGGATTAGTTACTTTAGAAGATATAATAGAAGAGATGACTGGAGAAATTTTTGATGAGTATGATGACTTTACCGATGAAACCAATATTACAAGGGTAGCAGAAAATGTTATACTAGTGGATGGCACAACACCAATAAATGACGTTGAAAGAGAGTTGGATATAGAATTTCCCGAAACTGAGTTTGAAACCATAGGTGGTTTCTTACTTGAAAGGTTTCAAAGGTTCCCTAAACCCGGCGAGATATATTTTCTAGAAAATTATGAATTCGAAGTGATTTCTGTAACCATCAATAAGATCGATAAAGTTAAAATAACTGTACATCCAAAAATGCAAACAGACAACCAAGAAGGGGCTGAGAAAGATGAAGGATAAAACAATAGTTGAAACGTTGTATGAAGAAGCTATGAAAACAAGAGAAAATGCATATACTCCTTATTCTAATTTTAAAGTAGGTGCAAGTTTGTTATCGGATAACGGGGAAATATTTTCAGGTTGTAATGTGGAAAATGCTTCGTATGGATTATCTCTCTGTGCTGAAAGGAACACAATATTTTCCGCAGTTGCCAGGGGCGAACGTAAATTCAAAGCTATGTTAATCGTTGCAGAAGGTGAGGCACCTGTAAAACCATGTGGGGCATGTAGACAAGTAATGGCTGAATTCGGGGATTTCGACGTTTATTTGGCAAATACAAAAGGGAAGATAGAAAAAACGAAGGTAAGTGAGTTGCTACCAAATGCCTTTGGTCCAAAGGATCTATGAAATATCTAAAAATTCATTGAATGGGCAGGTAGCGGGGCGAAGGGGTTAAAGATCCCTTTATCCTTTAGGGTGGGGAGCGGGCAAAAGGGGCGCTAATAAAGACTAAGCACAACGTAGAAAAAAGTTCGTCTTTTTTCAAAAATAAGATTTTGATTTTAAAAAGGTTACAGGGCGGAGCCCTGTTTGCTGCAGTATGCAAACCATGTTTTTAAATGATTTTGACCTTGAATTTGGGGTTTTTAAGGGGGGACCCCCTTAATGTTAAAGGGGTTAGGGACCGCAGGTCCCTCCTTAGAAGGGTGGGCTGCTGGGCGAAGGGGAGCTAAATCCGGTTTCAGAGTTTCTAAAAACAATAAAATCAAAATTCAGGAGTCTAACAATTATGGATTTAATAGAAAAAGAAGTATCAAAAGAAGTTATTTTTAAGGGAAAAATCTTGGATTTAGAAAAATACAACGTAGAATTACCAGACAAAAACATATCAACCAGGGAGGTTGTTAACCATCCCGGAGCGGTAGCAATATTGCCAGTTGATAACGAAGGAAATATCTATCTTGTTAAGCAATATAGATTCCCTATAAGAAAAGTATTGATAGAAATTCCTGCTGGAAAGTTCGATTCACCTAATGAGGATCCTTTGGAATGCGGTAAAAGGGAGTTAGCAGAAGAAATAGGAAAGAAGGCTAACAAGTGGATTGAATTAGGATACATATATACAAC of the Petrotoga sibirica DSM 13575 genome contains:
- a CDS encoding cytidine deaminase; protein product: MKDKTIVETLYEEAMKTRENAYTPYSNFKVGASLLSDNGEIFSGCNVENASYGLSLCAERNTIFSAVARGERKFKAMLIVAEGEAPVKPCGACRQVMAEFGDFDVYLANTKGKIEKTKVSELLPNAFGPKDL
- a CDS encoding NUDIX domain-containing protein — protein: MDLIEKEVSKEVIFKGKILDLEKYNVELPDKNISTREVVNHPGAVAILPVDNEGNIYLVKQYRFPIRKVLIEIPAGKFDSPNEDPLECGKRELAEEIGKKANKWIELGYIYTTPGFSTEKIYLYLAKELTEVGVNPDDDEFVEVLKVTTNEMKEMIKKGEITDSKSICAFYKYLLLE